Within Claveliimonas bilis, the genomic segment TACGGAACACCATACTTCTCTAACTACATTAACAGTGATATGGAGCCGAGCGATGTAAGAAGCATGTGCTGCCGTCTGCGTCTTGATCTTCGTGAGCTTCGCAAGAAGTCAGGCGGATTTTTCGGAAGCGGAGAAAGTACGGGATCCATTGGAGTTGTGACCATCAACATGCCAAGGATCGCTTACCAGTCTGAAAACGAAGAAGAGTTTATGAGCCGTCTGGACCGGCTGATGGATATTTCTGCCCGCTCTTTGCATGTAAAGAGACAGGTTATTACCCAGCTTCTGGAAGGCGGACTGTATCCGTATACAAAACGTTATCTTGGAACATTTGACAATCATTTCTCCACGATCGGACTTGTGGGAATGAATGAAGCCGGACTCAACGCAAAATGGATCGGCAAGGACATGACTCATAAGGAAACACAGGAATTTTCAAAGAGAGTTCTTAATCATATGAGAGAAAGACTGTCAGGATATCAGGAAGAATACGGCGATCTTTATAATCTGGAAGCAACACCGGCAGAGTCAACCGCTTACCGGTTTGCGAAACATGATGTGGAGCAGTTCCCGGATATCATTACAGCGGCAGAGGACTGCGGCACGCCATATTACACCAACAGTTCTCATCTGCCTGTGGGATATACAGAAGATATTTTTGACGCTCTGGACATTCAGGATGATCTGCAGACACTGTACACATCAGGAACCGTGTTCCATGCGTTCCTGGGAGAGAAGCTTCCTTCCTGGAAGTCAGCCGCTTCTCTGGTACGTAAGATAGCAGAAAATTACAAACTGCCTTATTATACAATGTCACCGACTTACTCTATCTGTAAGGATCACGGTTATATTTCGGGCGAGCACTATACTTGTCCGGAGTGCGGCAATGTAACAGAAGTTTACAGCCGTATTACAGGATACTACCGTCCGGTTCAGAACTGGAATGACGGAAAGGCACAGGAATTTAAGGATCGTAAAGTATATGACTTGAGTCATTCTCACTTCCATGTAAAATCCAAGGCAGGAGAAAAGATCGATGAGGTCATGAAGGCAGAGGCGGATGCACCGAGAAAGCTTCTGTTTACAACAAAGACCTGTCCTAACTGCAAGATAGCCAAGAATGCACTGGAAGAGGCCCATGTGGATTATGAGGTGATCGATGCGGAGGAAAATAAAGATCTGGCAAAGAAATATGGGATCATGTCTGCGCCGACCCTTGTGCTTGTAGGAAAAGACGGTGTGCAGAAGCTTACAAACGCATCCAATATTAAGAAATATACGGAAGAAAACGAATAGATTGACGTTTCGTATGGAAGTGTAAAAAGCGCCCGGCTATGAAAAGTAGCCGGGCGTATTCGTTTTATACAATTTTTTAAAATTTCTGCCATTAGGATAACTTATCCTTGATCATCTGATAATAGGGCAGTTCTTCATATCCGAGCCGCTCATACAGAGAAATTGCTCTGGTGTTCTCGTGGGTTACTTCCAGACGGATACGCCGTGCCTGCGGATATTCTTTTTCCAGCCACTGAAAAACTTCAGTGCCGTATCCCTTTCCCCTGGCATTACTTTTGAAAAAAAGTTCATCAAACCATACCTGGATGCCGCCTGCTTCGTTGTTCCAGGTGATAGCCAGATTAGCATATCCGGTAATCCTTTCTGCCGACGACTGATCTGTCTCTTCCAGAACAAGGATCCTTGCGAGAGGACTTTTCTCTATTGCCGCTGTGATGGTCCGGTGAAAATTTTCTTCAGGGACTGTGTGAAGGCAGGCAGGACTTCCGTAAAATTCTTTCATCATTGCGACAACTTCTTCCCTGTCAGCCTCGGTAATGTCTCTGATCATCAGCATTGATAAACCCTCCTTTTGCTTTGTGGGTTCATCATATCATGAGAAGCAAAGGAAAGCAACCTGTATAACCCCATCTACATAAGCCCATCGAGATAAGTTGTCAGAAGACGCCGTATATTTCCCTCAAAATCAGCATCTCCATTCTTCAGGCACCACTCGAATACATTGCCGATTACGATAATACGGATATCCGTGGTGACTTCCTCCAGAGGGTGCTTTAAGTGGAGAATACCAGCGTCGATCGCCCTCTGCAGATAGTGCTGGACAGTAACGATAGGATAGGGACGCTCTGTTCGGATATCAGGATTTAAAGACTGATTTTTTGGTGTGTAATAGTTTGATACAAAATCAAGGCCAAGCTCGCGGCAGTAGTGGGCATAATTTAAATAAACATGGATAATGGCCGTCTTGGCTTCTTCGGCGTTGGCAGGAAGCTCAAGACAATCGGGATCGATACTTGGCTGTTCTTCAATATAGTAAGATAAAAGATCATCCTTTGTTTTAAAATGGTGATAGAAACTACCGTTGGAAACGCCTGCTTCTTCACATATATTTTTTATAGACAAGCCTTCATATCCCTTTTTTCTAAGGATTGTTTTGGCAGCCTGAAAGATTCGGTCTTTTGTTTCTTTTGATTTTAACTGCTGTTTGGATAACTCCTCTGTTTTTACCATAGCGATACATCCCCTTTATCTGTTTATAAAAGCGATTATACCATATTTCCATAGGGGCTTCAAGAAAACAGAGTGAACTCGGTATTTTCCTTTGATGATTCCTTTCATTGCATAACCGGATGTTTTCCAGTATAATAATCCTGCAGATAAGCACCACAAAGAAAGGATTGTAACATATGGATATTAATCAGAGAATTACGGAGGAATTGGGAGTAAAAAGATGGCAGGTAGATGCAGCCATCAAGCTGATTGATGAAGGCAATACCATTCCGTTTATCGCAAGATACAGAAAAGAAGCAACAGGGACGCTTGATGATGAACAGCTTCGCCGGCTGCACGAAAGGCTGCAGTACCTTAGGGGATTGGAAGAGAAAAAGGAGCAGGTGCTCTCCAGTATTGAGGAACAGGGAAAACTGACGGAAGAACTGAAAAAGCAGATTCTTGAGGCAGAGACAATGGTGGTGGTAGAGGATTTATATCGTCCTTACCGCCCTAAGAGAAGGACAAGGGCAACCATTGCCAAAGAAAAAGGCCTGGAAGGCCTGGCTGCCCTTATTACACTTCAGAATCTGAATATGTCTCTTGAGGAGGCAGCGCAGGAATATGTAAATCCGGAAAAGGAAGTAAAGAATGCAGAGGAAGCTATTGCCGGAGCAAAGGATATTATTGCGGAAAATATTTCGGACGAAGCAGATTTCAGAAGTCATATCCGTAAGATCACCATGCAGAAAGGGAAGCTGATTTCCAAGGCAAAGGACGAAAATGCGCAGTCTGTATATGAAATGTATTATGATTTTGAGGAACCTGTAACAAGACTTGCGGGACACCGGATTCTGGCTTTGAACCGGGGAGAAAAAGAAAAATACATTACGGTTAAGATTGAGGCTCCGGAGGAAGATATTCTGCGCTACCTTGAGAAAAAGGTGATCCATAAACAGAATCCAAATACTTCTCCGGCTCTGAAAGAAGCGGTCGATGACAGCTATAAAAGGCTGATCGCGCCTGCCATCGAGCGGGAGATCAGGAACAGCCTGACGGAAAAGGCAGAGGACGGAGCTATCAGTGTATTTGGAAAAAATCTGGAGCAGCTTCTTATGCAGCCGCCGATTACCGGACAGACTGTTCTGGGATGGGATCCGGCCTTTCGGACAGGATGTAAGCTGGCAGTGGTAGACCCGACAGGAAAAGTGATCGGAACAACAGTAATTTATCCTACAGCGCCCACCACTCCACAGAAGATCCAGGCATCCAAAGATCTTCTGAAAAAGATCATACCAAAGTATAATATTACGTTGATTTCCCTTGGAAACGGAACGGCGTCCAGGGAATCGGAGATGTTTATTGTGGAACTTTTAAAAGAAATTCCGCAGAAAGTGCAGTATGTGATCGTCAGTGAAGCGGGGGCATCCGTGTACTCCGCAAGTAAGCTTGCGTCGGAAGAGTTCCCGAAATTTGACGTTGGTCAAAGAAGCGCCGCTTCTATTGCAAGGCGACTGCAGGATCCTCTGGCGGAACTGGTGAAAATAGATCCTAAGTCTATAGGAGTAGGGCAGTACCAGCATGATATGAACCAGAAAAAATTAAGCGATACGCTGTCCGGAGTTGTGGAAGACTGTGTCAATAAGGTAGGGGTGGATCTCAATACTGCATCTGCGCCGCTTCTTTCCTATATATCCGGCATCAGTACAGCGATTGCAAAAAATATTGTTGCCTATCGGGAAGAAAATGGAGAATTTACTGACAGAAAGCAGCTCTTAAAAGTGGCAAAACTGGGTCCAAAGGCCTATGAACAGTGTGCAGGATTTATGAGGATCGCAGGCGGCGATAATCCGCTGGATGCAACCAGCGTTCATCCGGAGTCCTATGAGGCGGCGAAAAAACTCCTGGAAAAACAGGGATTTACGCTGGAAGATGTTGCAAAAGGACGGTTAGCAGGATTGTCTCTTACCATTAAAGATTATAAAAAGTTGTCAGAAGAGCTTGGAATCGGTGATATTACATTGCGGGATATTGTAAA encodes:
- a CDS encoding ribonucleoside triphosphate reductase, which encodes MYQVVKRDGQIAEFDIAKISIAITKAFEAQNRQYHPSIIDMLSLKVTADFEPKIKKDLIQVEDIQDSVEQVLVQAGYGDVAKGYILYRKNREKIRNLKSTMLDYKEIVDNYVNVSDWRVKENSTVTYSVGGLILSNSGAITANYWLSEIYDEEIGQAHRNADIHLHDLSMLTGYCAGWSLKQLIQEGLGGIPGKISSSPAKHLSVLCNQMVNFLGIMQNEWAGAQAFSSFDTYLAPFVKVDNLSYDSVKKCIESFIYGVNTPSRWGTQAPFSNITLDWTVPNDLANLPAIVGGKDMDFTYGDCKKEMDMINKAFIEIMIEGDAHGRGFQYPIPTYSITSDFDWSDTENNRLLFEMTAKYGTPYFSNYINSDMEPSDVRSMCCRLRLDLRELRKKSGGFFGSGESTGSIGVVTINMPRIAYQSENEEEFMSRLDRLMDISARSLHVKRQVITQLLEGGLYPYTKRYLGTFDNHFSTIGLVGMNEAGLNAKWIGKDMTHKETQEFSKRVLNHMRERLSGYQEEYGDLYNLEATPAESTAYRFAKHDVEQFPDIITAAEDCGTPYYTNSSHLPVGYTEDIFDALDIQDDLQTLYTSGTVFHAFLGEKLPSWKSAASLVRKIAENYKLPYYTMSPTYSICKDHGYISGEHYTCPECGNVTEVYSRITGYYRPVQNWNDGKAQEFKDRKVYDLSHSHFHVKSKAGEKIDEVMKAEADAPRKLLFTTKTCPNCKIAKNALEEAHVDYEVIDAEENKDLAKKYGIMSAPTLVLVGKDGVQKLTNASNIKKYTEENE
- a CDS encoding Tex family protein, yielding MDINQRITEELGVKRWQVDAAIKLIDEGNTIPFIARYRKEATGTLDDEQLRRLHERLQYLRGLEEKKEQVLSSIEEQGKLTEELKKQILEAETMVVVEDLYRPYRPKRRTRATIAKEKGLEGLAALITLQNLNMSLEEAAQEYVNPEKEVKNAEEAIAGAKDIIAENISDEADFRSHIRKITMQKGKLISKAKDENAQSVYEMYYDFEEPVTRLAGHRILALNRGEKEKYITVKIEAPEEDILRYLEKKVIHKQNPNTSPALKEAVDDSYKRLIAPAIEREIRNSLTEKAEDGAISVFGKNLEQLLMQPPITGQTVLGWDPAFRTGCKLAVVDPTGKVIGTTVIYPTAPTTPQKIQASKDLLKKIIPKYNITLISLGNGTASRESEMFIVELLKEIPQKVQYVIVSEAGASVYSASKLASEEFPKFDVGQRSAASIARRLQDPLAELVKIDPKSIGVGQYQHDMNQKKLSDTLSGVVEDCVNKVGVDLNTASAPLLSYISGISTAIAKNIVAYREENGEFTDRKQLLKVAKLGPKAYEQCAGFMRIAGGDNPLDATSVHPESYEAAKKLLEKQGFTLEDVAKGRLAGLSLTIKDYKKLSEELGIGDITLRDIVKELEKPGRDPREEMPKPILRTDVLEMKDLKEGMILKGTVRNVIDFGVFVDIGVHQDGLVHISEITDKKFIKHPLEAVSVGDIVDVKVMSVDLKRKRIQLTMKGIS
- a CDS encoding TetR/AcrR family transcriptional regulator, which encodes MVKTEELSKQQLKSKETKDRIFQAAKTILRKKGYEGLSIKNICEEAGVSNGSFYHHFKTKDDLLSYYIEEQPSIDPDCLELPANAEEAKTAIIHVYLNYAHYCRELGLDFVSNYYTPKNQSLNPDIRTERPYPIVTVQHYLQRAIDAGILHLKHPLEEVTTDIRIIVIGNVFEWCLKNGDADFEGNIRRLLTTYLDGLM
- a CDS encoding GNAT family N-acetyltransferase — its product is MLMIRDITEADREEVVAMMKEFYGSPACLHTVPEENFHRTITAAIEKSPLARILVLEETDQSSAERITGYANLAITWNNEAGGIQVWFDELFFKSNARGKGYGTEVFQWLEKEYPQARRIRLEVTHENTRAISLYERLGYEELPYYQMIKDKLS